The Euphorbia lathyris chromosome 2, ddEupLath1.1, whole genome shotgun sequence genome includes a window with the following:
- the LOC136218769 gene encoding V-type proton ATPase subunit D-like: protein MSGQTQRLNVVPTVTMLAVVKARLVGATRGHALLKKKSDALTVQFRQILKKIVSTKESMGEIMKTSSFALTEAKYVAGDNIKHVVLENVQNASLKVRSRQENVAGVKLPKFEYFTESDTRNDLTGLARGGQQVQACRAAYVKSIELLVELASLQTSFLTLDEAIKTTNRRVNALENVVKPKLENTISYIKGELDELEREDFFRLKKIQGYKKREIERQLASAKQFAEEQFAEKVSLQKGVSLKSAHNMLSAAMEKDEDIIF, encoded by the coding sequence ATGTCAGGCCAAACTCAACGCTTGAATGTGGTTCCAACTGTTACAATGCTTGCTGTTGTTAAAGCTCGTCTTGTTGGTGCTACAAGAGGTCATGCTCTTCTCAAGAAGAAGAGTGATGCTTTGACTGTGCAGTTCCGTCAAATCCTCAAGAAGATTGTTTCGACAAAAGAATCAATGGGAGAGATTATGAAAACCTCATCATTTGCCCTAACTGAAGCTAAGTATGTTGCTGGTGATAACATCAAGCACGTTGTCCTTGAGAATGTCCAAAATGCCTCACTCAAAGTTCGATCCCGACAAGAGAATGTTGCTGGTGTGAAGCTTCCTAAGTTCGAGTATTTCACTGAAAGTGATACCAGGAATGACCTGACTGGATTGGCTAGAGGTGGCCAACAAGTTCAGGCCTGCCGTGCTGCTTATGTGAAATCAATTGAGCTTCTTGTTGAGCTTGCTTCACTCCAGACATCATTTTTAACACTTGATGAGGCGATAAAGACAACAAATCGCAGGGTTAACGCACTAGAGAATGTTGTAAAGCCGAAACTGGAAAATACAATAAGTTACATTAAGGGAGAGTTGGATGAGCTTGAAAGGGAAGATTTCTTCAGGCTAAAGAAAATCCAAGGGTATAAGAAAAGGGAAATTGAGAGACAACTTGCTTCTGCAAAGCAATTTGCCGAGGAACAGTTTGCAGAAAAAGTCTCTTTGCagaaaggagtttcattaaaaTCAGCACACAACATGCTGTCTGCAGCCATGGAGAAGGACGAGGATATAATTTTCTGA